The DNA region GCCGGGTCCGGAGAAGTACTCGTCGGGCCATTCCTTGCGGTCCGTCAGCAGGTACTTGAGGTGCTCGTTCTTGTTGCCCGGGGCCTCCGGGTCGAGGAAGTAGGTGGCCGCGCCCGGGTCCTTGCCCATGATGCCGAGGATGCCGTCCAGCGGGTCGTTCGCCAGGGTGGGGCGGCTGGCGTCGACGTGGTGCAGCCAGACGTTCGGGTTCTTCTTCTCGGCGTCGATGATGTCGTTCGCGACGTCGTTGAGGAACTGCTTCCCGTACCCGTTGCCGTGCTGCATGAGGGTGACCGCGGTCTGGTAGCCGTTCACCGGCCGCAGGTTGTCACCGATGTTGTCCGTACCGGCGTCCTTGAGCCCCTCGACGAAGGGCTTGTACGCGTAGCTGGTCGGATCCTTCGTGCCCGAGGCCACGGTGTTGGCCAGGCTGGTGTTGATCGAGTCGTAGAGCTTCTTGTCTTCCTTCGACACGCCTCGTTCGTTGGCCGCCAGCTCCATCTTGTCGGCCAGGTCCAAGGTGCCTTTCGCGCCGAGGCCGTCGATATAGGCCTCGCCGAAGTGCTTGTCCTCGGAGTTCTGCTTCATGATGTCCCGGTAGTGCTGCAGCTCCTTCTCGGAAGCCTTACCGGAACGGACCTTCTCCGTGAGGTTGAGCGCCTCGACGGCCTCGACATCGTTGATCGGCTTCGCGTTGAATCCGAAGAGCCCCGACTTGTCGGCCCCCGACGCCTGCAGCAGGGCCACCTTGATGTCGTGGTCGTATTCGGTCACGACCTTGACCGCGTCGGCGATCTTCTGGGTGTAGGAGTGCTCCACGTTCGGAAGGTCCGGGTCGTGCTGGATGCTGTACTTCGTCTTCGCGTCGACCTTGCTGAAGTCATAGTTCGCGACGCCCTGGGCCGAGACCTTCATCCCCGCCTTCTCGGCCTCCGCCACAGCGGACTTGACCCGGCCGATCAGCTCGGTGAGCTGGCCATGGGCATCGCGGAGCAGCGACTCCATGGCTTTCGCCTCTTTCTGCGCGGCGTCGTACTCACTGCGCGTCAGGGCGAAGTTCGTGGAGGAGACGGAGGCGCTCTCACCCGTCCAGAGCTGCCCCTTGGAGATGCTCTGGACGTCGTCCTCGTACAGGTCCTCGAGCGTCTTGAACTTGCCCGCCATCGTCTTCCAGCCGTCCGCCGCCGTGGTGAGCGCGGACAGCTTTATCTGCGTGATCTCTTCGTACGTCGGCACCGGCTCCCCCTAGATACCCGACACCTTGGACTTCACCGGGGCGAATCCGGCCTCGGTCTCCAGGTCGTTGTTGCTGAACATGATCGCCGTGTTGCGCAGAGCCGACTTCTCCCGGCTCAGGCGCCCCATCAGCCGCTTGACCTGCGTGTCCCATTGCTCGTGGGCCTTCTTGAGTCCGGAGGCCGTTTCCCAGCCCTTGAACTCGGTGATGGCGCCGCGTACGCCTTCATCGGCGGCGTTGGCGGCGGTCCTGGTGCCGGGCTCGATGTTCTTCTCGATGCTGTTCGCCGCCTTCTTCTTCTTGGCGGGCGCGGTCGCCAGGTCCGGCGACTGGCTGCTGCCCAGCAAGGGCGGCTGTCCCGTGGGCCCTTGGTCGCCCGGGAGCTGGTTCAGCCGCATCTGCGTCGAGTGGCGCTCGGCCACCTCGTCCTTACGCTGCGCCCACTCTTGCTCGAACGACATGGGTCCCCCTTGCTGGTTTCACCGGTTGCAGAAGCGATCACTCTATCGAGTGGCCCACGTCCTGAACTCCGGAGGCGTAGCACCTGTAACCAACCCCACGTGGGCGCGCACGCGCTGTTTATGGCCTTTTCGTGAGTCATGCACAGCGAAGTCCGCCGGTCCGGCGTGTCCGGTGTGTGAAGGATGAGGAGGTCATGAGGCGGCAAGCGGTGCCGGTCGACGCGCTGGTGCGTAATTCCACCGGTTCTGCGGACGTGCTGGGTGCGTAACCCCACCGGATCTGCGGACGTGCTGGGTGCGCGATTCCACCGGATCTGCGGCTGACACCGGTGGGGCGGCGGCGTCCCCGTGGGCCGTGCTGCCCCTCGCGCCCGGCCCTCAGGTGACGCCGGACCCGCCCCCGGCCGCGGCTTCGCGGGCTCCGTCCGGCTTCCGGTGGCGCATCGACAGGAGCAGTGTCAGAGCCGTGCCGGCGACCGCCCACGCGGAGAGCACCAGCAAGGGGCCGGTGACCGCGTTGCCGTGGAAGTACGCGATCGAGCGCGCCACCCAGGTTCCCGCACCGGGCGGGAGGGCGGGGCCGATCGCGCGCCAGAAGTCCGGCAGCATCGGCAGCGGGAAGGCGCCCCCCGCGCTCGGATTGCCGGCGATCACGATCAGCAGGACGGCGAGACCGATGCCGACGATGCCGGTGAGCGCCTCCAGGGCGAGTGTGATCATGCCGACCGCGAAGACGACCAGGGCGCCCAGCCCGGCCAGTCCCCACACGCTGCCCGGCAGTGCGCCGAGGATCGGCCCGATGATGACCGCGCCGCCGATCCCGCCCGCGATCGAGTACAGCGCCATGACCCCGGTACGGATCATCGCGCGCTGCCGGTTGGCGGGTTTGGTGCCCGCGCTGATCGCCAGGATCGAGGCGCAGAGGTAGCCGCCCACGCACCAGCCCACGACCAGGTAGAACGACGAGAGCCCGTCGAAGTCGTCCGGCGAGGCCGGGGCCACGTCCACGGCCCGCACCGTGCGCTGCCGGCCCGCCTCCACCTCCGTGACGATCCTGACCAGGGAGGTGGCCAGGACCGTGCCGCCGCCGGAGGCGACGAGCACCGTGTCCTTGGCGCCGGTGGGGCTGACGATCAGGGCGCCGTCGATGTCCCGGTTCTCGATCTGCCTGCGGGCCTCGGCCGTGTCGGTGACCGGGCGCGGATCGAGCGGGCCGCCGGGGAGGTCGCCCAGCCGGGTGACGAGCTGCCCGGACACCTGCTGCGGGGCGACGACCCCGAAGGGGACGTCCGTCGGGTCGGGCCTGTGCAGCGCGCCGACGTAGGAGGCGATGAACAGCAGCTGTAGAGCCAGCACGCCGATGACGAGCAGCGCGGCCCGTGCGGTGACGGCGTTCTTCACCTCGTCAGCGAAAGTCATGCCCCCACAGTCCGGGGAGCTCGCCGTCCGCGCAGGTGGGGCCGGGCCGAATGGCGGACGAGTGGCGCGCCCTCGGTTATCGTACGAACGTTCGAAACTTGGTCTATGGTGGAGAGCGAGGGGTGGTGAGTACGGATCGGTCCAGGAGGCGCGGATGTCAGGCTTCACGCATCTGCACACCGTTTCGGGGTTCTCCCTGCGGTACGGGGCCTCGCACCCGGAGCGGCTGGCCGAGCGTGCCGCCGAGCGGGGGATGGACGCCCTCGCGCTGACCGATCGCGACAGCCTCGCGGGCACCGTCCGCTTCGCCAGGGCCTGTGGGAAAGCCGGCATCAGGCCGCTCTTCGGGGTGGAGCTCGCGGTGGCGCCTCCCGCGGGGACGGGCGGCGGGCGCACCCACCGGCCGCGCACCCCGGTGCGCGGCGGTGCCTTCGTCGACGAATCGGCCCCCCGGGCCACCTTCCTCGCCAGGGACGGCGCACGCGGCTGGGCCGAGCTGTGCCGCCTGGTCACCGCCGCCCACGCCCGGACGGCGGATTCCGGGCAACCTCTGCTCGACCGCTCCGCCCTGCCCGCCGAAGGGCTCACCGTGCTGCTCGGTCCCGCCTCCGAGGTCGGGGCCGCGCTGACCGCCGGCCGGCCCGACCGGGCGGCCGCGCTCCTCGCCCCCTGGCGGGAGGTCTACGGTGACGCCCTGCGCCTCGAAGCGGTCCACCACGGCCGCGAGGGCACCGGGCCGGGATCGCTGCGGCTCGCCGCCCGTACCGTCGGCTTCGCCGCCGAGCACGGGGTGCGGGCCGTCCTGACCAACGCCGTCCGGTACGCCGATCCGGGGCAGGGGCCCGTCGCCGACGTCCTCGACTCGGCCCGCAGGCTCGTCCCCGTCGACCCGCGCCGCTCCCCCCTCGACAGCGGGGAGCGCTGGCTCAAGGACGCCCGTGCGATGCGGGAGACCGCCGAGCGCGTCACCTCCGCCGCCGGGCTCGGGCCGGGCGCGGGGGAGCGGCTGCTCGCGGAGACCCGGCACACCGCCGACGCCTGCTTCGTCGACCCCGCGGACGACCTCGGCCTCGGCACCGTCCACTTCCCCGAACCGCACCTCGTCGGCGCGGAGCGGCGCACCGCCCAGCGGGTGCTGGCCTCCCGGGCCGCCGCGGGCATGGTGCTGCGCGGGCTCGACCGCAGGCGCGACTACTGGGAGCGGATGCACCACGAGCTGGACATCATCGCCCACCACGGCTTCGCCTCCTACTTCCTGACGGTGGCTCAGGTCGTCGACGACGTGAAGGGGATGGGCATACGGGTCGCCGCGCGCGGCTCCGGGGCCGGATCCCTGGTCAACCACCTGCTCGGAATCGCCCACGCCGACCCGGTCGAACACGGACTGCTCATGGAGCGCTTCCTGTCCGAGCGGCGCTTCGTGCTGCCCGACATCGACATCGACGTCGAGTCGGCCCGCCGCCTGGACGTCTACCGCGCGATCATCGGACGCTTCGGCGCCGAACGGGTCGCGACCGTCTCCATGCCCGAGACCTACCGGGTGCGCCACGCCATCCGGGACGTCGGGGCCGCACTGTCCATGGACCCGGCCGAGACCGACCGGCTCGCCAAGGCCTTCCCGCACATCCGGGCCAGGGACGCCCGCGCCGCGATGGAGGAGCTGCCCGAGTTGCGCGCCGTGGCCGGGCAGAAGGAGAAGTACGGCCGGCTCTGGGAGCTGGTCGAAGCGCTGGACGCACTGCCGCGCGGCATCGCCATGCACCCGTGCGGAGTGCTGCTCTCGGACGACTCGCTGCTGCGCCGCACGCCGGTCGTGCCCACCAGCGGCGAGGGTTTCCCGATGGCGCAGTTCGACAAGGACGACGTGGAGCACCTGGGGCTGCTCAAGCTCGACGTGCTCGGCGTACGGATGCAGTCGGCGATGGCGCACGCGGTCACCGAGGTGAAGCGGGCGTCGGGCGAGGTGGTCGACCTGGACGCGGTGCCGCCCGGTGACCCCGAGACGTACCGGCTGATCAGCAGTACCGAGACGTTGGGCTGCTTCCAGATCGAGTCGCCCGGCCAGCGTGATCTGGTCGGCAGGCTCCAGCCCTCCACCTTCCACGACCTGGTGGTCGACATCTCGCTGTTCCGCCCCGGCCCCGTCGCCGCCGACATGGTGCGGCCGTTCATCGAGGCCAGGCACGGCCGGGCGCCCGTCCGCTACCCCCATCCCGACCTCGAGGAGGCGCTGCGCGGCACCTACGGCGTCGTCGTCTTCCACGAGCAGATCATCGAGATGGTGGACATCATGACCGGCTGCGGCCGGGGTGAGGCCGACCGGGTGCGGCGCGGTCTCTCCGACCCCGAGTCGCAGGACCGGATCAGGACCTGGTTCGCGGCCCGGGCGGCGGAGCGGAAGTACGACGCGGAGGTGATCGCCCGGGCCTGGGAGATCATCGAGGCGTTCGGCAGCTACGGCTTCTGCAAGGCGCACGCGGTCGCCTTCGCCGTACCGACGTACCAGTCCGCATGGCTCAAGGCGCACCACCCGGCGGCCTTCTACGCCGGGCTGCTCACGCACGACCCCGGGATGTACCCGAAGCGGCTGCTGCTGGCGGACGCGCGGCGGCGCGGGGTCCCGGTGCTGCCGCTGGACGTGAACAGGTCCACGGCGGTCCATCGAATCGAACTGGTGTCTGGTAAGGGGGGTGAGGACACCTGGGGTCTGCGGCTCGCGCTCTCGGACGTCCACGGCATCAGTGAGGCCGAGGTCGCCCGGATCGAGGCCGGACAGCCCTACGCCTCCCTGCTCGACTTCTGGCAGCGGGCCAGGCCCGGAAAGCCGGCAGCCGAACGGCTGGCGCAGGTCGGCGCGCTGGACGCCTTCGGTGCCAACCGCCGGGATCTGCTGCTGCACCTGTCCGAACTCCACCGCGCCCAGCGGGGGTCCGGAGCCGGGGGAGCCCAGCTCCCGCTCGGCGACGGGCACCGGACCGGCACCATAGGTCTGCCCGACCTCAACGACGCCGAACGCCTCAGCGCCGAGCTCGGCGTCCTCAGCATGGATGTGTCACGCCACCTGATGGGTGACCACCACGCCTTCCTGGAGGAGCTCGGGGCGCTCTCCGCCAAGCGGCTGCGCGAGGCCCGGCACGGCGAGACCGTGCTGGTCGCGGGCGCCAAGGTGGCCACCCAGACCCCACCGATCCGCTCCGGCCGCCGGGTCGTCTTCACCACCCTGGACGACGGGACGGGCCTGGTGGACCTGGCCTTCTTCGAGGACAGCCACGCCTCCTGCGCGCACACCGTCTTCCACTCCTGGCTGCTGCTGGTGCGCGGTGTGGTCCAGCGGCGCGGTGCGCGCAGCATGAGCGTGGTGGGGTCGGCGGCCTGGAATCTGGCGGAGCTGGCCGAGCTGCGGCGCAGCGGCGGACTCGACGCGGTCGCCGCACGGCTGGCCGAGGTGCCCGCTGCCGAGGAGGAGGCGGAGGCGGAAGGAGCGCCCGGACGCCGGATCCGCCTGTCCACGGGCTACGAGATGAACCCGTGGGCCGATCTCCAGCCGGCCGGTGAAGGGGCGCCCACCGGAAGGAAGTTGTGGCACCAGAGCCCGGGGAGTGCGGGATGAGCGAGCGACCGAAAGCCGTCCGTGAGCAGCAGCTGACAGCCATGAGTGAGCAGTCGCCGGTCATGGGTGAGCAGTCGGCGGATGTGGGCGAGCAGCTGACGGACATGGGTGAGCAGCCGACTGTCCTGTGCCTGCGCTTCCGCCGGATCGGCGGAGGGCTGCCGGACAGCGCCGGTTACGAGGGGCTGCTCGCCCTCCTCGGCGCGTTCACCCCTGTCGTCGAGGCGGCGCCCCCCGACGGGGCACTCGCCGACGTCGGTGGCTCCCTGCGCTACTTCGGGCAGGCCCCGGCGGGGCTGGCCTCGGTGATCAGGGTCCGCGCGCTCGCCCTGCACGGTGTGGACTGTGCGATCGGGGCGGCCCCGAATCCCATGCTGGCCAGGATGGCGGCGCGGCAGGCGGCGCCCGGGACGACCTTCGTGGTGCCCGCCCGGGAGGTCGCCGGCTTCCTCGAGCACAGGCCCGCCGCCGCGCTGGACGGCGTCGGGGCCGCGACCGCACGCACCCTGTGCGGATACGGTCTCGACTCCATCGGCCGGATCGCCGCCGCGCCGCTCGCCACCCTGCAGCGGATCGCCGGGGTGCGGACCGGGCGCGAGCTGTGGGAGCGGGCGAACGGCATCGACCGTACGCGGGTCGTGCCGAACGCGGCCGCCAGGTCGATCGCGGCCGAACGGTCCTTCCCGCGCGACGAACTGGACCCGGAGCAGCACCGCCGGGCGCTGCTCTCGCTCACCGAGGAGCTGGGTGCCAGGCTGCGCGGCGACGGCCAGGTGTGCCGCTCGCTCGCGGTCTCCGTGCGGTACGCCGACCGGACCGGTTACTCGACGCTGACCCGGAGCCGTACGCTCCGTGAGCCCACCGCCCACTCGGCCGACCTCACCGCGCTCGCGTACCGGATCCAGGACTCGTTCGGGCTGCAGCGGGCGCGCGTCCGGGGTCTCGCGCTGCGGGCGGAGGGGCTCACGGACGCGGAACGGGCCTCCCATCAGCTCACCTTCGACCCGGTGGACGAGCGGGCACGGCGCATCGAGGCGGTCGCCGACGAGCTGCGGGCGAGGTTCGGTCCGCAGGCGGTGAAGCCGGGGCGACTGGCCGCCTGATTCCCCGCCGGCCGGTGCGGGCTTCCTGCCCGCTGATTTTTTACCCGCGCGTAACTTCCCGCGCCACCTTACCCGAGCGTAATTTGACATGAGCACATAGAAACGCCACGCACATTCACCCTGTTCCACCTGTGGTCCGGACCGCAGGGCGCACAGACATCGCAACTCCCTTGAGCCGCAAGGAGATCACCCGATGCTGCCCTGGATCCGAGTCCCGCGTACCCCACGCGCACGCCGAACCCTCGCCGCACTGCTCCTCGCGGTCGCCGCCATCGCCACCCCCACGGCGACCGCGACCGCAGCCACCCCCACCGCCTCCGCGGAAGCCGCCGCCACCTCCCGCGGCTGGAACGACTACTCCTGCAAACCCTCCGCAGCCCACCCCCGCCCCGTCGTCCTGGTCCACGGAACCTTCGGGAACTCGATCGACAACTGGCTGGTCCTCGCGCCCTACCTCGTCAACCGGGGCTACTGCGTCTTCTCGCTCGACTACGGGCAGCTCCCCGGGGTGCCGCTGTTCAACGGCCTCGGCCCGATCGACAGGTCGGCCGGACAACTCGGCGCGTTCGTCGACAAGGTCCTCGGCGTCACCGGCGCCCCGAAGGCCGACCTCGTCGGCCACTCCCAGGGCGGCATGATGCCCAACTACTACCTCAAGTTCCTCGGCGGCGCCGCGAAGGTGAACTCCCTCGTGGGGGTGGCCCCCGACAACCACGGCACCACACTCCTCGGGCTGACCGGGCTGCTGCCGTACTTCCCCGGCGCGGGGGACCTGCTCACCGAGCACACCCCGGGGCTCGCCGACCAGGTCGCCGGCTCCGCGTTCATGACCAAGCTCAACGCGGGCCCCGACACCGTGCCGGGCGTCCGCTACACCGTCATAGCCACCCGTTACGACGAAGTCGTGACCCCGTACCGCACGCAGTACCTCGACGGGCCGAACGTACGCAACGTCCTGCTCCAGGACCTGTGTCCGCTCGACCTCTCCGAACACGTCGCCATCGGGACCATCGACCGGATCGCCTACCACGAGGTCGAGAACGCACTCGACCCGGCGCACGCCACCCCGACGACCTGCGCCTCGGTCATCGCCTGAGACGGGCCGGCCGTCCCCGGCCGGCCCGGGCCGCCGGGCCTCGCCACAGGGGCCCGGCAGCCGCCCGATCAGCCGCGGGGCGCGCCACCGGCCGCACGGCGGCGGACCGAGGCGAACAGGGCGCTCGCGCCGATGGCCAGCGCCGCCGCTCCGCCGGCCGCGAGGTACGGGGTGGAGCCGTCACCGCCGGTCTCGGCGAGGCTCTCCTCACCCGCGGGGGCCTCGACGGACGCGGCGGCGTTCTTCGCCTCGGGAGCGTTGCCACCGTCCACCGGGGCCGCACCGTCCGCCTCGTCCACCGGACCGGTCCCGTCGGCGGGGGCCGCCTCCGTGACCTTCGCGCCGGTCGAGGCGTCGTCGTCCCCGTGTCCGGCGTGCTCGACGGACGACTTGCCGGCGCCCTGGTCGATGTCCTGCTCCGACGGGGCGGACGCGGTCGGTGCCGGGACCGCCGCGACCGGACCGCCGCCCGTCCCTCCGCCGCCGAAGACCACGTCGGAGCAGGCGTAGAAGGCCTCGGAGGAGTCCGACCGCTGCCAGATCGTGTAGATCAGCTGCCGCCCCGACGCCTGCGGCACGGTCCCCTCGAAGACGTACGAACCGTTCTCCAGCGCCGGGTCGGTGGCCGCGGCGAACGGCTTCTCCTGGAGGTCCGACCACTTCAGGGGCTGTGACGGGTCGTAGCCGGCGTCAGTCAGGTACAGCTCGAACGTCCCCTTGTGCGGGGCGGTCGCACGGAAGCGGAACGTGTGGCTGCCGGCCTCCATCGCGGTGGACGGCCAGTCGGAGCGCGGCAGGTCGAGCCCCTTGAACTTGTCGTTGCCCGCGCTGCACAGTTCGCCGTCCGGGATCAGCTCACGGTGTTTCCCGGCCGCGCCGGCGATGTTCACGCCGTTCCAGTCGTACAGCGCCTGCGTCCCGCCCGCCGCGACCGCCGCCCGGCACGCGGCGGACTTCGGGTTCTCCGGACCCTCCGCGAAACAGGCCGAGACCCGGCTCACCGGGTCGGTCGGCGAACCGTGCGCGGCGGCCGGCGAGGCGGACAGCCCCGTCAGCGCGAGTGGCGCGACGCCGAGCGTGACGATTCCGGCGAGGCTGCGGCGAGCGGTCGTGATGACGGCCATGGTGGTGGGTCTCCTTCGGCGGACGCGTCTGCGAGGGCGCGGCACAGGGTCCGCACGGCGGTGCGGCCCCCCGTACGGATGCGGCACCGGCGGGACGGACCCCGTGTCGGTGATCAGCAAACTAGCCGCCGTCGAGGGCGTGTTCAGCCGTGGAAAGCCGCAGGTGGCGATCGTTATGGTGGACTTAAGGGAGCGCTAAGAGAGCCATCGGGATCGGACGGCCGTGGGCCTCTTCCGAGCCGTGACGCCGGGAGGGGAGCCGTGGTTCGCGGGCGGGCCCCGGCCGCCCCCTGCCCCCGGCGGG from Streptomyces sp. B1I3 includes:
- a CDS encoding DUF6571 family protein; this translates as MPTYEEITQIKLSALTTAADGWKTMAGKFKTLEDLYEDDVQSISKGQLWTGESASVSSTNFALTRSEYDAAQKEAKAMESLLRDAHGQLTELIGRVKSAVAEAEKAGMKVSAQGVANYDFSKVDAKTKYSIQHDPDLPNVEHSYTQKIADAVKVVTEYDHDIKVALLQASGADKSGLFGFNAKPINDVEAVEALNLTEKVRSGKASEKELQHYRDIMKQNSEDKHFGEAYIDGLGAKGTLDLADKMELAANERGVSKEDKKLYDSINTSLANTVASGTKDPTSYAYKPFVEGLKDAGTDNIGDNLRPVNGYQTAVTLMQHGNGYGKQFLNDVANDIIDAEKKNPNVWLHHVDASRPTLANDPLDGILGIMGKDPGAATYFLDPEAPGNKNEHLKYLLTDRKEWPDEYFSGPGAVMDVEDTDKATGLGAAIQAAATGHEPGEKLGEAGPHTEGQARVMHNTIRYLDSEMGGDEFPEDLKNLQQPMAKAMADYVSDTHIILGGQESDYGGVDGNDSVHGSGDKAHIAVGQGSLIRVMRGISDDAPSYSLLYEAERAYSAEVLADAPEFHGDSTHGASSDWNHRNQQIGTAMGAINGIGADVYKDKEDDRVEWAEDTAEYSAIGANGLIGEIPVVSTAGGALIDSLKYDWTKDVVEEAEQQGKQDSSENYGKGMEGTNRLIDEWGAKRGITGDGPFNEAKDDASAGYSIGRGAAAAHLHS
- a CDS encoding lytic polysaccharide monooxygenase, which produces MAVITTARRSLAGIVTLGVAPLALTGLSASPAAAHGSPTDPVSRVSACFAEGPENPKSAACRAAVAAGGTQALYDWNGVNIAGAAGKHRELIPDGELCSAGNDKFKGLDLPRSDWPSTAMEAGSHTFRFRATAPHKGTFELYLTDAGYDPSQPLKWSDLQEKPFAAATDPALENGSYVFEGTVPQASGRQLIYTIWQRSDSSEAFYACSDVVFGGGGTGGGPVAAVPAPTASAPSEQDIDQGAGKSSVEHAGHGDDDASTGAKVTEAAPADGTGPVDEADGAAPVDGGNAPEAKNAAASVEAPAGEESLAETGGDGSTPYLAAGGAAALAIGASALFASVRRRAAGGAPRG
- a CDS encoding DNA polymerase III subunit alpha, with amino-acid sequence MSGFTHLHTVSGFSLRYGASHPERLAERAAERGMDALALTDRDSLAGTVRFARACGKAGIRPLFGVELAVAPPAGTGGGRTHRPRTPVRGGAFVDESAPRATFLARDGARGWAELCRLVTAAHARTADSGQPLLDRSALPAEGLTVLLGPASEVGAALTAGRPDRAAALLAPWREVYGDALRLEAVHHGREGTGPGSLRLAARTVGFAAEHGVRAVLTNAVRYADPGQGPVADVLDSARRLVPVDPRRSPLDSGERWLKDARAMRETAERVTSAAGLGPGAGERLLAETRHTADACFVDPADDLGLGTVHFPEPHLVGAERRTAQRVLASRAAAGMVLRGLDRRRDYWERMHHELDIIAHHGFASYFLTVAQVVDDVKGMGIRVAARGSGAGSLVNHLLGIAHADPVEHGLLMERFLSERRFVLPDIDIDVESARRLDVYRAIIGRFGAERVATVSMPETYRVRHAIRDVGAALSMDPAETDRLAKAFPHIRARDARAAMEELPELRAVAGQKEKYGRLWELVEALDALPRGIAMHPCGVLLSDDSLLRRTPVVPTSGEGFPMAQFDKDDVEHLGLLKLDVLGVRMQSAMAHAVTEVKRASGEVVDLDAVPPGDPETYRLISSTETLGCFQIESPGQRDLVGRLQPSTFHDLVVDISLFRPGPVAADMVRPFIEARHGRAPVRYPHPDLEEALRGTYGVVVFHEQIIEMVDIMTGCGRGEADRVRRGLSDPESQDRIRTWFAARAAERKYDAEVIARAWEIIEAFGSYGFCKAHAVAFAVPTYQSAWLKAHHPAAFYAGLLTHDPGMYPKRLLLADARRRGVPVLPLDVNRSTAVHRIELVSGKGGEDTWGLRLALSDVHGISEAEVARIEAGQPYASLLDFWQRARPGKPAAERLAQVGALDAFGANRRDLLLHLSELHRAQRGSGAGGAQLPLGDGHRTGTIGLPDLNDAERLSAELGVLSMDVSRHLMGDHHAFLEELGALSAKRLREARHGETVLVAGAKVATQTPPIRSGRRVVFTTLDDGTGLVDLAFFEDSHASCAHTVFHSWLLLVRGVVQRRGARSMSVVGSAAWNLAELAELRRSGGLDAVAARLAEVPAAEEEAEAEGAPGRRIRLSTGYEMNPWADLQPAGEGAPTGRKLWHQSPGSAG
- a CDS encoding DUF3533 domain-containing protein, with the translated sequence MTFADEVKNAVTARAALLVIGVLALQLLFIASYVGALHRPDPTDVPFGVVAPQQVSGQLVTRLGDLPGGPLDPRPVTDTAEARRQIENRDIDGALIVSPTGAKDTVLVASGGGTVLATSLVRIVTEVEAGRQRTVRAVDVAPASPDDFDGLSSFYLVVGWCVGGYLCASILAISAGTKPANRQRAMIRTGVMALYSIAGGIGGAVIIGPILGALPGSVWGLAGLGALVVFAVGMITLALEALTGIVGIGLAVLLIVIAGNPSAGGAFPLPMLPDFWRAIGPALPPGAGTWVARSIAYFHGNAVTGPLLVLSAWAVAGTALTLLLSMRHRKPDGAREAAAGGGSGVT
- a CDS encoding triacylglycerol lipase, which encodes MLPWIRVPRTPRARRTLAALLLAVAAIATPTATATAATPTASAEAAATSRGWNDYSCKPSAAHPRPVVLVHGTFGNSIDNWLVLAPYLVNRGYCVFSLDYGQLPGVPLFNGLGPIDRSAGQLGAFVDKVLGVTGAPKADLVGHSQGGMMPNYYLKFLGGAAKVNSLVGVAPDNHGTTLLGLTGLLPYFPGAGDLLTEHTPGLADQVAGSAFMTKLNAGPDTVPGVRYTVIATRYDEVVTPYRTQYLDGPNVRNVLLQDLCPLDLSEHVAIGTIDRIAYHEVENALDPAHATPTTCASVIA